The DNA segment TTTTCATGATAGTTAGTAAAAATATAAAAAATTTCAAAGTCTATATTAAAGACAATAATGAAATTTACGAAAAGATATTCAGAGATTTCCTCAATAATGATCTTGATGTCATAAAAGTATTTCGTAGTATCGAAGACACCAAGGTTTCATTGATTAATACTCCCCATGGGAAATTTGTATTCAAGGTTTTCGCACCAAAAGAAAAAAAAGTTGAACGTTTTTTTAAGTCTTTTGTTAAAGGTGACTACTACCTGAATTTGTTGCTTCAAACTGATAGAGTAAGAAATGAAGGAATTACATTCCCGAATGATTTCTATCTGTTAGCGGAGAAGAAAATATTTAACTACGCTAGCGTATTTATCATGATAATTGAATTTGTTGATGGTATTGAACTATCGGATGTTGAAGATTTCAATGAAAGCATTCGTACTGAAATTCATGCTAAAATGAATGAGTTACATCAGCATAATATGGTTTCTGGTGATCCGCATAAAGGCAATTTTATTTTATCACAAGATGGAATAAGAATTATCGATTTATCGGGTAAAGCGTGTAATGCAAAGCGGAAAGCCAAAGATAGAATTGATATGGAAAGACATCTTAATATTGATAATGCTGTTAATGATTTTGCTTATTATTCTGTTGTGTATAAAAACATTTTACGTCAAAAAATAAAATCATTTAAAGCAAAAATAAAAATGTTTTTAGGGTTTAAAAAACGTAAGGCCTGAGTTAATTTTATGAATCATCCTCAATACATTTCAAAAAATGATGTAGATATGTTGATGAAAGAGAAGATGCATGAAAATGCAGTTATTTTTCTTTCAGGCCCAACATCGGTAAATACACCAATTTCATTACTCAATAAATCAGATGTCATAGCGGTCAATGGCTCTGCTCGTTATCTCATTGAACATGAAATTAAACCATTTATTTATGTATTAACGGATGACAGATTTTTATTGCAAAGAAACGATGACTTTAAGTTTTTTGTTAAAAATAGCCAACATACTATAGTTAATTGTGATGTGTTTGAGAAAGCAAGTTTAGAGGATAAGCAATTTCTGCAAGAAAATTGTCACATCATGAAAATGCTTTATAAAAGAGAGAAGGGTGGTTTTTTTAAAAAGATAAAATTCAAAATTTTGTCACTGAGAAATAAAAATATTTTAATTGATGTGCCAATGTCAAAAAGAAGAAGATTAGTTGGATTTAGTTTAGATATTAGTGATGGATATTGTTCTTGTCATACCGTGGCATATGCCGCAATCCAAATCGCCTATAGTTTACGTTATACAAAAATCATATGCTCTGGGTTAGATTTAGTGGATTCGTGCTCTCGCTTTTA comes from the Hafnia alvei genome and includes:
- the rfaY gene encoding lipopolysaccharide core heptose(II) kinase RfaY — protein: MIVSKNIKNFKVYIKDNNEIYEKIFRDFLNNDLDVIKVFRSIEDTKVSLINTPHGKFVFKVFAPKEKKVERFFKSFVKGDYYLNLLLQTDRVRNEGITFPNDFYLLAEKKIFNYASVFIMIIEFVDGIELSDVEDFNESIRTEIHAKMNELHQHNMVSGDPHKGNFILSQDGIRIIDLSGKACNAKRKAKDRIDMERHLNIDNAVNDFAYYSVVYKNILRQKIKSFKAKIKMFLGFKKRKA
- the waaZ gene encoding 3-deoxy-D-manno-oct-2-ulosonate III transferase WaaZ; translation: MNHPQYISKNDVDMLMKEKMHENAVIFLSGPTSVNTPISLLNKSDVIAVNGSARYLIEHEIKPFIYVLTDDRFLLQRNDDFKFFVKNSQHTIVNCDVFEKASLEDKQFLQENCHIMKMLYKREKGGFFKKIKFKILSLRNKNILIDVPMSKRRRLVGFSLDISDGYCSCHTVAYAAIQIAYSLRYTKIICSGLDLVDSCSRFYDKNGESSMPSELSRDLGKILPFFQFMKSNVKDIEIYNLSNNTAIDYKIIPYLNMKE